GTGAATAATGCCATGTCAGTCTTACTCCTCTTGCTTGCCCTGCAAGCGTTGGATTTTTTAAGAAAATTTTATTTTAAAGCCAGCCCGCTGAGAATATTTTCAAGGCCAAGTGGTGGCTGATAAACCCCGGCTGTGATTACGGTTAGTCCGCCTTGCACGAGCAGCAGCGCCGCCAACACCCAACAAAAAGAAACGAGCGTAAGGCGCAATCCCGTGTGTCGAACATAATCATCGATGATGTTCAAAAGGCCGTTCATGCCGTGATACAATCCAAAGATGAGAAACAACAGATCAAAGATTTTCCAAATGGGATTGGAAAGCCGTGTGGTCACTTTTTCGTAGGTAATGAGATGTTCGCCGGCGCGAGCTTCGGAAATTTTTCCGTGTTCGACAGCCGCTTTGTATTCTGGATATTTTTCCATGTAAGCTTGGCGAATAGCGCGATATTCTTCAGGATTCGAAAGCGCGTCTGTTGGCATGTGTTGCACCCAAAAGTGACCGATTAAAGTTGCTAAAAGCAACATGCCGGAAATGCGCTGAAAAAACCACCCGAATGCGCCGCTTTGTTTTGCCGCTCTTTTTTCCATGTGCGTTTGACTTTCTGGAAAGGTTATTAATTACCGAGAGTATTAATAAAATAGGGAGCAACGATTGGATAACCACCCAATGCGATAATGACGATTGACAGGGCTACAGTCGCGAAAAACATGCGTTTTTGCTGCGGTGTCCAGCCGAGAAAATCAATCATCACGATTCGGAAACCGTTGATGGAGTGATACGCGACCAGCGCCAAAATGACGAGTTCGCCGATTTTGAACAGCGGACTGCGATAGGCGCTCATCGCCATGTCGAATTTGACCGGGTCATACATTGAACGTAGCCCGTTGATGTGAATAATGAGATACACGACCAGCCCGATGCCCGACGCCCGATGCAATAGCCACGCCCACATGCCGCCATGCCAGTTGTAGCTAAAAATGGATTTCAGTGCATTGGGGAAGGAAGGTTTGTATTTCAGCTTTGCCGCGAGCCGGGGTTCCTGCTCTTTTTCCGCCATATAAGCCGTTTCCTTTCCGAGGTTAGTTGTTATGCTGAAAGTCTCTCAGCAAAACCGATTTGCTTAAGACGGCTGCAAAGTTAAAGCATTCTCATGAATAGAACAACGCCAAAAAACATTCACGATGTGTGGGAAAATGGCTCGTTGCGAAAAGATAATGTGATGCTTGTTGGCAAGACCGGCGAAAAGTATTCTTTATTCCAATTCTTGTATGATCTTTAAAAGCTCCTGCGCTCTATACACATGCGGATATTTCTCTAACAGCCTTTTTGCTTCTGTTAAATTGCTTTTATTGTTGTCCGATAGCATAGCGCCTAAAATTAGCGTATTCGCATAATCAATATCATAAACGCTTGGATTCTCCTTTGTGAGTTGTCGTCTTATCTCTAAGGCTTCATTGTAAGCGTTGAGGGCGGCTTCGTATTCATGTTTATCAGAGTGCAAAATTGCCAAGTTGTTCAATGTAGTAGCCACATAAGGCAAAAAAGCGTCAGGATTGCGCCGCGCGAGTTGTCGTCTTATCTCTAAGGCTTCATTGTAAGCGTTGAGGGCGGCTTCGTATTCATGTTTATCAGAGTGCAAAATTGCCAAGTTGTTCAATGTAGTAGCCACATAAGGCAAAAAAGCGTCAGGATTGCGCCGCGCGAGTTGTCGTCTTATCTCTAAGGCTTCATTGTAAGCGTTGAGGGCGGCTTCGTATTCATGTTGATCAGAATGCAAAGTTGCCAAGTTGTTCAATGTAGTAGCCACATAAAGCAAAAAAGCGTCAGGATTGCGCCGCGCGAGTTGTCGTCTTATCTCTAAGGCTTCATTGTAAGCGTTGAGGGCGGCTTCGTATTCATGTTTAGCATAATGCAAAGTTGCCAAGTTGTTCAATGTAGTAGCCACATAAGGCAAAAAAGCGTCAGGATTGCGCCGCGCGAGTTGTCGTCTTATCTCTAAGGCTTCATTGTAAGCGTTGAGGGCGGCTTCGTATTCATGTTTAGCATAATGCAAAGTTGCCAAGTTGTTCAATGTCATGGCAACATCGGGCAAAAAAGCGTCAGGATTGCGCCGCGCGAGTTGTCTATAAATGCTTAAGGCTTCATTGAAAGCGTTGAGGGCGGCTTCGTATTCATGTTGATCAGAATGCAAAAGTCCCAAGTTGTTCAATGTAGTAGCCACATAAGGCAAAAAAGCGTCAGGATTGCGCCGCGCGAGTTGTCGTCTTATCTCTAAGGCTTCATTGTAAGCGTTGAGGGCGGCTTCGTATTCATGTTTAGCATAATGCAAATTTGCCAAGTTGTTCAATGTCATGGCAACATTGGGCAAAAAAGCGTCAGGATTGCGCCGCGCGAGTTGTCTATAAATGCTTAAGGCTTCATTGAAAGCGTTGAGGGCGGCTTCGTATTCATGTTGATCAGAATGCAAATTTGCCAAGTTGTTCAATGTCATGGCAACATCGGGCAAAAAAGCGTCAGGATTCTCCTTTTCCTGCTCTCTGTATTTTTTCAGGGCATTTTCATAATAATCGCCGGCATCACGAAATGAATTCTGTTTCTGCAAGAAGTAGGCGCAGTTAAAATAATTTTCCGCAGAAGGTTCTAATGCGAGAAGCTCGGTGTATAAATCTTTTGTCGCTTCGATGGCAAAAAGGGCTTGGGTTGCTTTGATAGATTCTTTTAAGGCTTTGATTTTCTTTTGCTCGGCTTCCGCTTCTATTTGTTTTTCTATTAAAAAATACTCGTCTCTTATTTTTCCGGCGTTGCCTTCTTCAAAATATTTTTGAATCGTCTCTAAAAACGAGGCCAGCTCGGTATTGCCTTCGGCCTTCAATTTCTTAATTTCCGCCGATAACTCCTTATTATATTTATAAATAGCAGTGACGGCCACAAAGAGCAATTCTTTTTCCGTCGCCGAAATTTTCCGCTCGTCATACCATTCCTGAATTTTCTCTCTCGTCTTGCGCTCGCCGTTCTTTATCGGTAAGTCCTTCAAATACCGTTCAACATCGCGCGGGTCAAGGCCGGCTTGCAGCAGCAGCTTGTCCATTTTTTCAGATGTTTCCGAAATGCCGCTTTTTATCTGCTCTTGGCCTTGGGCTAACGCTTCGGTATTTTCAAGTATTTCTTTCTCCGCACTTGGAAATAACAGGCCATATAAAGCCGATGAAAACACATTCAACCCGACGCTTAAAACAACCGTCGCAACCAGCGTTCCCGACAAAAGCCATTTTTCAATTTTTATCAGGTGAAGAATGACTTCATAAGGGTTTAGGCTGAAATCGCGGAACAGTCCGTTTTCATAGAGGGAAGGCAGTACAAGCAGCCAAAGAAAACCGGAAAGAAGCAATCCGATCGGCCAACCGGCACGAACAAAAGCTTTCAGCCGGTTAGTATGACGGAAATACCACGCGCTTCCCAAGAGCGCAAGGCCGTAAAGCATCAGCCATTTATATTGTTGGAGAAATGCTTGCATTTGTCAAATCTGTCGGTTTAGGGATTGGCATTTTTATCGGGAAAAACTTGCGACACATCTGAAATATAATCATCAAAAATGGAAGTTGCTTTTTAAGAATGGGGCATTTGTGAAGAAGACGGGAAAAGGCATCCACAGTTCAAGGGTAAATGCCTTTTGCAAAAAGATATGTGGAGAAAAAAGAATTTCAGACTTGATGCAATTGATTCACATCTTCAGCCTGCAGCCATTTTAGCGCAGCTGCCTGTTCTTCAAAAATTTGCGCATGAAAACCGAGATGATACGCTTCGCACATAATGGATAGCAGTTTAATTACAACTTTTGACGGATTGTTGTGGGTGACAAACGCGCATTTACATTCTCCCAAAAAATCACAAATCGCACTGATGTAATTTCGCAATCGATCCAATTCATAATAATCCGCATCGATGTAGGCTTCAGAAAAATCAAACAACAAGCTCGTTCCCTTTTGATAGTCTGGATTTTCTATCAAGTTTTTTAAAGAACGAATAATGTCTTTAACATCGAGTTTTCCTGAAAAATCAATTCTTACAAGATGCTGCGATAAATCCATACTCACAGTGGCAGTCATTTCTATTCCCTCCTAATTTTTTCCTAAGCGTGATATAGGAGGAGCATTCCATATAAATAGGCATGTACAAAAGCCGATTTATAAAACGGCCTAACCGTTTGTGGCCAAAGCAAGGAATTAAAGCAACTAACTGGCGCGCCGCTATTGCGATGAAAAGTTAATGCCAACCCAAAACGCCATGCGCGAATTTCACATCTTGATTCAGCCGCAGGTTCTCCTTCTGAAAAAGAGCAGTCTTAAAAAGACGCTATCCTTATTTTACGCATTTCAAAAAATGAAGTTGTAAAGAATCCCTTGAAATTGCTCGTGTGCTTCGGAATTTTGGCTGCGCGAAACCTGTTTCATTCTGCATAAAAATAGCAACCAGCTTGAGGGAACTTTATTCAAAAATGCGTCCAACATGATCAACATCACCGAAACAAACCGCTTGATAAAACCGCCAGCTTATTTACGCGACGCCGCCCATATTCAAAACTACGAATCCACTTATGCGCGATCGATTGAAAACCCGGATGCGTTCTGGGACGAAATCGCTTCAGGGTTCATCTGGGAAAATAAATGGACGAAAGTTTGTGAGGTTCAACCGCCCTATCATCGTTGGTTTGTGGGTGGAACGACCAACATCACGCTAAACATGTTAGACCGGCATATTGTCGGCCATCGGAGAAACAAAGTGGCGCTGCTTTGGGCATCTGAAAACGGACGAGAAGTTGTCGTCACTTACGATCGATTGCTTCGGCGCGTTTGCCAGCTGGCCAATGCGTTGACGATGAGTGGGGTTCGAAAAGGCGACACGGTTTTAATTTATATGCCGAACACGGTGGAGTTCGTGTATGCGATGCTGGCTTGTGCGAGAATCGGTGCGATTCACGCTTCCGTTCATACAGGTTTAGGTGTGCAAGCCTTGCGCGAACGCATTGAATCGGTTCGTCCAAAAGTGGTCTTTTGTGCCGACGCCACGCTCAGCGGCGGAAAAGTGATCGCTTTAAAACCGATGCTGGACGACGCGCTTCAAGGGAACGATTGCGTTGAAAAAATCGTGGTTTTGCGCCGTCAAGAACCCAAAATTGAACTTTACTCTGGCCTTGAAGTTGATTTTTATGACTTCTTAATCGGAATGCCTCAATGGATAAATCCTGAAATTGTGGAATCCTCGCATCCATTGTTTGTGTACTTCACGACGGACGCCGCCGGTGCGCCAAAAGGAATCGTACAAGCCCAAGGCGGATACATGGTTGGCTCGGCATATTACACACGCATTTTCTTTGATTTGCAAGATTCCGATATTTTGTGGAACACCTCCGATTTGAGCTGGATAACGGGTCACACAAACGGCATTTACGGGCCGCTCTTGAACGGCGCAACCCTCTATTTCCGCGAAGGCGCATTGACAACCCCAAACACTGAAGCAACTTGGGCGGCGATCGAACGACATGGCATTAACATTCTTTCCACCATGCCCACAACACTTCGCATTTTAAAATCCTTTGGCGCTGCGTTTTCGGAAAAATATGATTTATCCACGCTTCGGCTGGTTGCATCTACTGGAGAACCGCTGCCTGCGGAGCTTTATAGTTGGGCATCGGAATTTGTGGCTGGGCGAAATGGCTTTGTGGCCAATAGTTGGTGGGAAGCCGAGCTTGGCGCGCCGATGCTCGGCACGCTCATGGCAAACGAGGCCAAACTGAACTTCGTTGGAAAGCCATTTCCTGGCGTTGCGTTGGAAGTGGTGCAAACCGACGGTTCATCAGCCGCGCCAAATCAACCGGGAAAGCTGGCCATTTTGCGTCCTGTCCCAACGATGCTTAGTGAAACCTGGCAAAACCAGGAACAATATTCTGCTTA
Above is a window of Chloroherpeton thalassium ATCC 35110 DNA encoding:
- the sdhD gene encoding succinate dehydrogenase, hydrophobic membrane anchor protein, whose translation is MEKRAAKQSGAFGWFFQRISGMLLLATLIGHFWVQHMPTDALSNPEEYRAIRQAYMEKYPEYKAAVEHGKISEARAGEHLITYEKVTTRLSNPIWKIFDLLFLIFGLYHGMNGLLNIIDDYVRHTGLRLTLVSFCWVLAALLLVQGGLTVITAGVYQPPLGLENILSGLALK
- the sdhC gene encoding succinate dehydrogenase, cytochrome b556 subunit, which produces MAEKEQEPRLAAKLKYKPSFPNALKSIFSYNWHGGMWAWLLHRASGIGLVVYLIIHINGLRSMYDPVKFDMAMSAYRSPLFKIGELVILALVAYHSINGFRIVMIDFLGWTPQQKRMFFATVALSIVIIALGGYPIVAPYFINTLGN
- a CDS encoding tetratricopeptide repeat protein produces the protein MQAFLQQYKWLMLYGLALLGSAWYFRHTNRLKAFVRAGWPIGLLLSGFLWLLVLPSLYENGLFRDFSLNPYEVILHLIKIEKWLLSGTLVATVVLSVGLNVFSSALYGLLFPSAEKEILENTEALAQGQEQIKSGISETSEKMDKLLLQAGLDPRDVERYLKDLPIKNGERKTREKIQEWYDERKISATEKELLFVAVTAIYKYNKELSAEIKKLKAEGNTELASFLETIQKYFEEGNAGKIRDEYFLIEKQIEAEAEQKKIKALKESIKATQALFAIEATKDLYTELLALEPSAENYFNCAYFLQKQNSFRDAGDYYENALKKYREQEKENPDAFLPDVAMTLNNLANLHSDQHEYEAALNAFNEALSIYRQLARRNPDAFLPNVAMTLNNLANLHYAKHEYEAALNAYNEALEIRRQLARRNPDAFLPYVATTLNNLGLLHSDQHEYEAALNAFNEALSIYRQLARRNPDAFLPDVAMTLNNLATLHYAKHEYEAALNAYNEALEIRRQLARRNPDAFLPYVATTLNNLATLHYAKHEYEAALNAYNEALEIRRQLARRNPDAFLLYVATTLNNLATLHSDQHEYEAALNAYNEALEIRRQLARRNPDAFLPYVATTLNNLAILHSDKHEYEAALNAYNEALEIRRQLARRNPDAFLPYVATTLNNLAILHSDKHEYEAALNAYNEALEIRRQLTKENPSVYDIDYANTLILGAMLSDNNKSNLTEAKRLLEKYPHVYRAQELLKIIQELE
- a CDS encoding STAS/SEC14 domain-containing protein, whose amino-acid sequence is MTATVSMDLSQHLVRIDFSGKLDVKDIIRSLKNLIENPDYQKGTSLLFDFSEAYIDADYYELDRLRNYISAICDFLGECKCAFVTHNNPSKVVIKLLSIMCEAYHLGFHAQIFEEQAAALKWLQAEDVNQLHQV
- a CDS encoding AMP-binding protein, giving the protein MINITETNRLIKPPAYLRDAAHIQNYESTYARSIENPDAFWDEIASGFIWENKWTKVCEVQPPYHRWFVGGTTNITLNMLDRHIVGHRRNKVALLWASENGREVVVTYDRLLRRVCQLANALTMSGVRKGDTVLIYMPNTVEFVYAMLACARIGAIHASVHTGLGVQALRERIESVRPKVVFCADATLSGGKVIALKPMLDDALQGNDCVEKIVVLRRQEPKIELYSGLEVDFYDFLIGMPQWINPEIVESSHPLFVYFTTDAAGAPKGIVQAQGGYMVGSAYYTRIFFDLQDSDILWNTSDLSWITGHTNGIYGPLLNGATLYFREGALTTPNTEATWAAIERHGINILSTMPTTLRILKSFGAAFSEKYDLSTLRLVASTGEPLPAELYSWASEFVAGRNGFVANSWWEAELGAPMLGTLMANEAKLNFVGKPFPGVALEVVQTDGSSAAPNQPGKLAILRPVPTMLSETWQNQEQYSAYWSQIPGRFATGDDALKDEDGFFAILGRHDDALIIGGFRIGVHEIEQTLAKHPAVKEAAIFGVPDSVTGTKLKAWVVLHQETSAPERTRSMLYGYIFHELGRMAVPGEIVFCDALPQLGDGSRALQHPR